The sequence TTTTTAAATTTTTCTTCAGCTTCTTTAGTTTTATTTGAATCTGGGTGATATTTATGAGCAAGTTGTCGAAATGCCTTTTGAACATCTTTATCTGTTGCATCTTTGTTTATGCCTAATATATCATAATAATCTTGTTTAGACACAATAAAACCTCCATTTATATAAAAAATAAATTATTCTCACTAACTTTAATCTCTATATAATAAAATATAATATTTTACTATGTATTGTCAAATATTAACTTTTGAAATGTAATTTGCAAACTTGCTTGCAAGGATTTGGAAATTATATTTTCATTGAAACCTTGTGCCTGTAGCGTAGCGGAAGGCATGTTTCAAGGTTAATATATTTATAAAAATTGATGTGAATTCTTAATTATTATTTTTATTATTGATAATAATATAGTATAATAAAATTGTTTAAATCACAGTAAGAAATATGTCGGATATTGTATTAATAATTAGCCCACATAAATATATTATTGAAGGTGGTAAATATGAACAAAACAAAAGCAGTAAGTTCTGTTGCTCTCTTAGGTATGCTTGGCAATGCATTGCTATTACTAGGTAAATTAATTGTAGGTTTTATGACTGGTAGCCAAGCGATGATCGCTGATGGTTTTAACAGTGCTGGTGATGTCTTTACGTCTTTAATGACTTATATAGGAAATAAATTAGCCTCTCAGCCAAGAGACGAAGACCATCCTTTTGGCCACGGGAAAGCAGAGTACATTTTCACTCTTATTATAAGCTTATCCCTATTTATACTTGCTTTTACAATCTTCAGAAGCTCTTTGGACGCTTTTATAAATAGAGAAGCCTTTAGATTTTCTATATGGTTGATAATAGTTTGTTTCTTAACTATTATATCCAAAATTTTTCTTTTTGTGTATTCAAGAAAGATAGGTAGAAAATTTGATAGTCTTCTTGCTATGGCAAATTCAGAAGACCATAGAAATGATGTTTTTTTAACTTCTGGTACACTGTTTAGTATTTTAATGGGTCTTTTTAATATCTATTGGGTAGATGGTGTTGTTGGTATGGCTATATCTCTTTGGATTGCCTATACAGGCTTTCAAATTTTTAGTCAATCTTATTCTGTATTAATGGATACAACTTTAGATCCTAAAATCGAACAAGATATAACGGATATCATAATGAAAATTAAAGGTATTGAACATATCGATTCTATACTATCAAAACCAGTTGGACTAGAATTTATACTTCTTGTAAAAGTATCCGTTAAAGGGTCATTATCTGTATCTGAAGGGCATTCTATAGGCTCTAAAGTAAAAGAAGAACTTTTAAAATATGATCATATTATTGATGTCATCGTCCATGTTAATCCTTGTTAATACAAAAAAATTAGTAGAGAATTTTCTCTACTAATTTTTTTATCTAACTCACCTAATGCCTCTTATAAATCCTAGTCAGTAAGTTTACAAACTACTTTTTGGTGTAACATCCAACAATTTCCCCATAGAACATAACATGATAATTATTGTTGCTATAGAATTTTTCATCTATTGCTGAGTCCACCGCTGATGGTTCCATTGCCTGTTTGTAAACGACTTTACATTCATAATGCAAATCACACTCTTCTATCATAGAAGAAGCCACATTCTTGCCTTTTACAGGTGTTAAATTACATTCTTTGAACTTATCTTTGTCTCTTCCTGATTCTTTACCACATACCCCTAATTCTTTTTTCAACTGACCATTAAGAGGAATGCTAACTGTAAATTCATTGGATTTATTTATTAAGTCATATGTGTATCTTGAGTATCGTACAGCAACAACAAATATAGGTTTACCCCATATAAATCCTGTTGTTCCCCATGCAATTGTCATTGTATTTTCTTTGTCCTCACCTTTTACATTCAAGAAAGCACCTTTACTAAGTTGTTCTAATGCTTCCTTTGATAACTCATTATATGGTATCTCTGTTAACATTTAATCAACCTTTCTTATTTCTACTTATACCAACTTCAAGATATCCTTCACAACATCTTTCATTTCTGTATAATCACACACTCTTTTATGCAATACTTCCGCATGTCGTATATCTTCTATAGCTTGTGGAATAGCGACATTTGATTTTTCATGCATGATATCAATTAGTTCAAAATCAGTCTTTTCATTATATGCTTCATCTAATGAAAGCATTACACTTCTAGTAAATTTGTATGGACTAGCTGTTGATGCTACAACCGTTTTTGTTTCGTCTGATGTTTCTTTCACATATTTATGATATACACTTACACCTACGGCTGTATGAGGATCGATTAAATAATCTGTTGTATCAAATACTTTTTTAATGGTATGAGCTGTTTCCTCTTCTGTAGAGTATTGTCCATAAAAATCTGTAACTTTCTCTTTCATCTTAGGATCAATAGAATATGCTCCAGCTTTTGATAATGATTCCATTAATTCTTTTGTTTTTTCAGAACTTTCGTCTGTTAATAAGTAAATTAATCTTTCTAAATTACTTGATATTAATATATCCATAGATGGTGAGCTGGTTAATACAAATGGTCTATTTTTGTCATATGTCCCTGATTTAAAGAAATCAAATAATACTTTATTATCATTAGAAGCACATATTAATCTATTAATAGGCAATCCCATTTGTTTTGCGTAGTATGCTGCCAATATATTTCCAAAGTTCCCTGTAGGTACTACAGCATTAATCTTATCTTTTATTTTGATATCACCATTCTTTACCAATTGAGCATATGCATAAACATAATAAACAATTTGAGGTACTAATCTACCTATATTAATTGAATTAGCCGATGAGAATTGATATCCTGTATCTCTCATGATTTTTCTTAAGTTAATATCATTTAAAATATCTTTTACACCATTTTGAGCATCATCAAAGTTACCTTGAATCCCAATAACAAAAGTATTGTCTCCTTTTTGTGTAATCATTTGACGCTCTTGTATATCGCTAACCCCTTCTTTTGGGTAAAATACGATGATTTTAGTATCTTTAACATCAGCAAACCCAGCAAGGGCTGCCTTACCTGTATCCCCTGATGTAGCTGTTAATATTACGATTTCATTTTCTATATTATTCTTTTTAGCTGCTGTCGTCATTAAATGAGGTAAAATGGACAATGCCATATCTTTAAAAGCTATTGTT comes from Natranaerovirga pectinivora and encodes:
- a CDS encoding cation diffusion facilitator family transporter, whose product is MNKTKAVSSVALLGMLGNALLLLGKLIVGFMTGSQAMIADGFNSAGDVFTSLMTYIGNKLASQPRDEDHPFGHGKAEYIFTLIISLSLFILAFTIFRSSLDAFINREAFRFSIWLIIVCFLTIISKIFLFVYSRKIGRKFDSLLAMANSEDHRNDVFLTSGTLFSILMGLFNIYWVDGVVGMAISLWIAYTGFQIFSQSYSVLMDTTLDPKIEQDITDIIMKIKGIEHIDSILSKPVGLEFILLVKVSVKGSLSVSEGHSIGSKVKEELLKYDHIIDVIVHVNPC
- the thrC gene encoding threonine synthase: MNNILYKSTRGLEKDIEASKAILKGLAEDGGLFVPETIPSFDIPLDDMINMTYQELAYEIMKLYFTDFTEEELKDCINKAYDSKFDTSEIAPLVKKDNVYYLELFHGSTIAFKDMALSILPHLMTTAAKKNNIENEIVILTATSGDTGKAALAGFADVKDTKIIVFYPKEGVSDIQERQMITQKGDNTFVIGIQGNFDDAQNGVKDILNDINLRKIMRDTGYQFSSANSINIGRLVPQIVYYVYAYAQLVKNGDIKIKDKINAVVPTGNFGNILAAYYAKQMGLPINRLICASNDNKVLFDFFKSGTYDKNRPFVLTSSPSMDILISSNLERLIYLLTDESSEKTKELMESLSKAGAYSIDPKMKEKVTDFYGQYSTEEETAHTIKKVFDTTDYLIDPHTAVGVSVYHKYVKETSDETKTVVASTASPYKFTRSVMLSLDEAYNEKTDFELIDIMHEKSNVAIPQAIEDIRHAEVLHKRVCDYTEMKDVVKDILKLV
- a CDS encoding flavin reductase family protein codes for the protein MLTEIPYNELSKEALEQLSKGAFLNVKGEDKENTMTIAWGTTGFIWGKPIFVVAVRYSRYTYDLINKSNEFTVSIPLNGQLKKELGVCGKESGRDKDKFKECNLTPVKGKNVASSMIEECDLHYECKVVYKQAMEPSAVDSAIDEKFYSNNNYHVMFYGEIVGCYTKK